One part of the Melospiza melodia melodia isolate bMelMel2 chromosome 3, bMelMel2.pri, whole genome shotgun sequence genome encodes these proteins:
- the PAQR8 gene encoding membrane progestin receptor beta, which produces MTAILERLSTLSLSGQHLSRLPRLLEDGLPKMPCTVKECEVPQLFREPYIHSGYRPTGQDWRYYFLSLFQKHNEVVNVWTHLLAALAVLLRFKTFVEAEQLLVDAWSLPLLIFVLSSVTYLTCSLLAHLLQSKSELYHYTFYFVDYVGVSIYQYGSALAHFYYSSDQAWYDKFWLFFLPAAAFCGWLSCAGCCYAKYRYRRPYPIMRKMCQVIPAGLAFILDISPVAHRVVVCHLGGCEEDAAWYHTYQILFFLISAYFFSCPVPEKYFPGSCDIVGHAHQIFHTFLAICTLSQLEAILLDYKNRQEIFLKRHGPFTVYLSCISFFGLVACSAITAYILRCRIKASLAKKDS; this is translated from the coding sequence ATGACAGCCATCCTGGAGCGGCTCAGCACGCTGTCCCTCAGCGGGCAGCACCTCAGCCGGCTGCCCCGGCTGCTGGAGGACGGCCTGCCCAAGATGCCGTGCACGGTGAAGGAGTGCGAGGTGCCGCAGCTCTTCCGCGAGCCCTACATCCACAGCGGCTACCGCCCCACCGGCCAGGACTGGCGCTACTACTTCCTCAGCCTCTTCCAGAAGCACAACGAGGTGGTCAACGTGTGGACTCATCTCCTGGCGGCCTTGGCCGTGCTGCTGAGGTTCAAGACGTTTGTGGAGGCCGAGCAGTTGCTTGTGGATGCGTGGTCCTTGCCGTTGCTCATCTTTGTCCTCTCCTCTGTCACCTACCTGACCTGCAGCCTCTTGGCCCACCTGCTGCAGTCCAAGTCGGAGCTGTACCACTACACCTTCTACTTTGTGGACTATGTTGGAGTCAGCATCTACCAGTATGGCAGTGCCCTGGCTCATTTCTACTACAGCTCTGATCAAGCCTGGTATGACAAGTTctggcttttcttcctgccagcagcagctttcTGTGGCTGGCTGtcctgtgctggctgctgctaCGCCAAATACCGGTACCGACGGCCTTACCCCATCATGAGGAAGATGTGCCAGgtgatcccagcagggctggctttcATCCTGGATATCAGTCCCGTGGCTCACCGGGTGGTTGTGTGTCACCTGGGGGGCTGTGAGGAGGATGCTGCTTGGTACCACACGTACCAGATACTGTTTTTCCTTATCAGTGCTTATTTCttttcctgccctgtccctgagaaATACTTCCCTGGCTCCTGTGATATTGTTGGCCATGCCCACCAGATCTTCCACACCTTCCTGGCCATCTGCACCCTGTCACAGCTGGAGGCTATTCTTTTGGATTACAAGAACAGGCAGGAGATTTTCCTGAAGAGACACGGGCCTTTCACCGTTTATCTCTCCTGCATCTCTTTCTTTGGCTTGGTGGCCTGCAGTGCCATCACAGCTTACATCCTGCGATGCAGGATCAAGGCCAGTCTGGCTAAAAAGGACTCCTGA